From one Brachypodium distachyon strain Bd21 chromosome 4, Brachypodium_distachyon_v3.0, whole genome shotgun sequence genomic stretch:
- the LOC104581308 gene encoding wall-associated receptor kinase-like 14, producing MHLIFLLLVSLFLNGTAAWLCDRQCGGGRGSIVPRPFGFSAGCPVVLSCDVTHTSMPFLPYRGGGGDDGAATSYRVIAFNSTASTFLVTVPPSCTRDVYVARSELSGTNYGVSSRTGLFLHGGGRCGASGNSKTACSLLPADIMPGLLRAAQCGAGENGNESSTAAVACVASATPKPNNTTGVREDLFLGWEKTEKANCDGVLTAAVYGGGVASPEVGVAELGWWLDGPCAGKGAVSCAAAATCSDVQTPSGTVGHRCTCMDGMNGDGFAAGDGCYTEVAPSSSRHKIALMVVYGASAASIVIMSVGEYNATF from the exons ATGCATCTCATCTTCCTCTTGTTGGTTTCCTTGTTTCTCAATGGAACCGCCGCCTGGCTGTGCGACCGCCAatgtggcggcggcagaggcagTATTGTTCCCCGCCCTTTCGGCTTCTCCGCCGGCTGCCCTGTCGTCCTATCTTGCGACGTCACCCACACCTCCATGCCGTTTCTCCCGTatcgaggcggaggcggcgacgacggggcGGCCACGTCGTACCGCGTCATCGCCTTCAACTCCACCGCCTCCACCTTCCTCGTCACCGTCCCCCCGTCCTGCACCCGCGACGTCTATGTCGCCCGGAGCGAGCTATCGGGCACCAACTAcggcgtctcctcccgcaccggcctcttcctccacggcggcggccggtgcggTGCGTCGGGCAATTCCAAGACCGCCTGCAGCTTACTGCCCGCGGACATCATGCCAGGGTTGCTCCGCGCCGCCCagtgcggcgccggcgagaaCGGCAACGAatcctccaccgccgcggtGGCGTGTGTCGCCTCGGCTACGCCGAAGCCGAACAACACCACCGGGGTGAGGGAAGACTTGTTTCTGGGGTGGGAAAAGACGGAGAAGGCAAATTGCGACGGCGTGCTCACGGCCGCAGTGTATGGGGGTGGGGTGGCGTCGCCAGAGGTTGGCGTGGCGGAGCTGGGCTGGTGGCTCGACGGGCCCTGCGCCGGCAAAGGCGCCGTGAGCTGTGCGGCGGCCGCGACGTGCTCCGACGTGCAGACGCCAAGTGGGACGGTGGGGCACCGGTGCACGTGCATGGACGGGATGAACGGTGACGGTTTCGCCGCAGGAGACGGATGCTACACCG AAGTTGCCCCCAGTTCATCGCGCCACAAAATAGCCTTGATGGTTGTGTATGGTGCCTCAGCGGCTTCCATCGTGATCATGTCtgttggagaatacaatgcaaccttctag
- the LOC100823422 gene encoding L-type lectin-domain containing receptor kinase IX.1 gives MAPPLPLLLLLLLAAVATCCAGSSYVVYNAAEDGSSKTTLRPSVISCSTAGNYTDGSQYHVNLYNLLSAIPMAAANNGGFFNGTSGTAGDQVFGLFMCYTGYSGSECLGCLNRAPDRTMQLCPHSRKVRAIYNACTLRYSNEPFSSVADLSIAYHEQLTIPYGDSYKGTVLVGNIVDTTVMRSTRFELIRRLTERASRWATRIAEGRQQFTDTQFVAGAAQCMRNLPASECTRCLSNYTDLLPRFFPNNSSGVIKGYSCYLGYAIFTDKPSALQLEPYPWNEEQEREQQDREEQKREEQERERASERRKRQRIVGIIAAVVAGAVALVLCLIGLSVCFLLYRQRRRKVTAARLELEQPLKDTVYFRGKSVDQDELEQGTGPRQFTYDELMLATDGFSDGNKLGEGGFGSVYRGFLGDANLHIAVKQVSKSSRQGWKEFVSEVRIINRLRHRNLVQLLGWFHGGDDDLLLVYELMPHGSLDSQLYKPGHLLPWSVRYEVGLGLGSALLYLHEETEQRVVHRDIKPSNMMLDASFNAKLGDFGLARLIVGDGRGSCTTGVAGTLGYMDPKCVFEATASVESDVYSFGVVLLEIACGRRPAVDDGDGAVIHLVQWAWKYYGGRAILEAADARLDGEFDGQEMERMLVVGLWCSHPDRSMRPSIRQAIGVLRFEAPLPSLPSKMPIATYVLAEDSSGSMRGSTGGSDTSTTHAAAREELD, from the coding sequence ATGGCTCCACCTcttccactcctcctcctgctgctcctggCCGCCGTTGCCACATGCTGCGCCGGCAGCTCATATGTTGTTTACAACGCCGCCGAGGATGGCAGCAGCAAGACCACTCTGCGGCCATCAGTGATCTCCTGCTCAACGGCTGGCAACTACACCGACGGCAGCCAGTACCACGTGAACCTCTACAACCTCCTGTCAGCCAtccccatggccgccgccaacAATGGTGGTTTCTTCAACGGCACGTCCGGGACAGCAGGCGATCAGGTCTTCGGCCTCTTCATGTGCTACACCGGCTACTCTGGCAGCGAGTGCCTGGGCTGCCTCAACCGCGCACCCGATAGGACCATGCAGTTGTGCCCACACAGCCGGAAGGTTCGCGCCATCTACAACGCCTGCACCCTCCGGTACTCCAACGAGCCCTTCTCCTCTGTCGCCGACCTGAGCATCGCTTACCACGAGCAACTAACCATCCCGTACGGAGATTCGTACAAGGGCACCGTACTGGTAGGGAACATCGTTGACACGACCGTCATGAGAAGCACGAGGTTCGAGCTGATTCGTCGGCTCACGGAAAGAGCAAGCCGATGGGCCACGCGGATCGCCGAGGGCCGCCAGCAGTTCACCGACACACAATTTGTGGCAGGGGCGGCGCAATGCATGAGGAACCTGCCGGCGAGTGAGTGCACGCGCTGTCTCTCCAACTACACCGATCTGCTGCCGCGATTCTTCCCGAACAACAGTAGTGGCGTCATCAAGGGGTACAGCTGCTACCTGGGTTACGCCATCTTCACTGACAAGCCATCGGCACTGCAGCTGGAGCCATACCCGTGGAATGAGGAACAGGAGAGGGAGCAACAGGACAGGGAGGAACAGAAGAGGGAGGAacaggagagggagagggcaTCCGAGCGTAGAAAACGCCAACGAATCGTGGGCATCATTGCAGCTGTGGTTGCCGGCGCCGTTGCGCTCGTTCTTTGTCTGATCGGTCTGTCGGTTTGCTTCCTATTGTACCGACAGAGAAGGCGGAAGGTCACAGCCGCGAGATTAGAGCTGGAACAACCGCTGAAAGACACTGTCTACTTCCGTGGCAAAAGCGTCGATCAAGACGAGCTCGAGCAAGGGACTGGGCCCCGACAATTCACTTATGACGAGCTCATGCTCGCCACCGATGGCTTCTCCGATGGGAATAAACTGGGCGAAGGAGGCTTCGGGTCCGTGTACCGAGGTTTCCTCGGCGACGCAAACCTTCACATCGCCGTGAAGCAAGTGTCCAAGAGCTCCCGCCAGGGCTGGAAGGAGTTCGTCTCCGAGGTGAGGATCATCAACCGGCTCCGGCACCGGAACCTTGTGCAGCTTCTTGGGTGGTTCCATGGCGGTGACGATGACCTCCTGCTCGTTTACGAGCTGATGCCCCACGGCAGCCTTGATAGCCAACTCTACAAGCCAGGCCACCTGCTGCCATGGTCAGTGAGGTACGAGgtcgggctcgggctcggctCCGCGTTGTTATACCTGCACGAGGAGACAGAGCAACGCGTGGTGCACAGGGACATCAAGCCTAGCAACATGATGCTGGACGCGTCATTCAACGCCAAGCTAGGCGACTTTGGGCTTGCAAGGCTCATCGTTGGTGACGGTCGAGGCTCGTGCACAACAGGTGTGGCTGGGACGCTCGGGTACATGGACCCGAAGTGCGTGTTTGAGGCCACAGCCAGTGTCGAGTccgacgtgtacagcttcggtGTCGTCCTGCTCGAGATCGCCTGCGGCAGGCGGCCGGCGGTCGACGATGGTGATGGAGCTGTCATCCACCTGGTGCAGTGGGCCTGGAAGTATTATGGTGGACGAGCAATCCTAGAGGCGGCTGATGCCCGGTTGGATGGGGAGTTTGATGGGCAAGAGATGGAGCGTATGTTGGTAGTCGGGCTCTGGTGTAGCCACCCTGACCGCAGCATGAGGCCGTCGATCAGACAGGCCATCGGTGTGCTGCGGTTTGAGGCGCCGTTGCCGAGCCTCCCATCAAAGATGCCCATTGCGACATATGTGCTGGCTGAGGATTCTTCCGGTTCCATGAGGGGCAGCACTGGCGGCAGTGACACCAGCACCACTCATGCTGCAGCTCGAGAAGAACTTGATTAG